One window from the genome of Candidatus Deferrimicrobium sp. encodes:
- the recR gene encoding recombination mediator RecR, whose translation MTAVYPKPLRRLVVLLSRLPGIGEKTATRLSMFLLKMPPEFVRELGAAIAGIPESVTKCSKCFNIADEDPCGFCADPARRDDLICVVEGPTDIVPIEKSGEFKGRYHVLGGAISPIDGVMPDDLRVRELLERTARGGVSEVVLATNLTAEGEATASYLAEVLKARNIRVSRIAYGLPMGADLEYADEITVGRAMKGRREL comes from the coding sequence GTGACCGCCGTCTACCCGAAACCGCTGCGTCGCCTCGTCGTTCTCCTCTCCCGCCTCCCCGGGATCGGGGAGAAGACAGCCACGCGCCTGTCGATGTTCCTCCTGAAGATGCCGCCCGAGTTCGTCCGCGAGCTGGGAGCGGCGATCGCCGGGATTCCGGAATCCGTGACAAAATGTTCGAAATGCTTTAATATCGCCGACGAGGATCCGTGTGGATTCTGCGCGGACCCCGCGCGCCGGGATGACCTGATCTGCGTCGTGGAAGGTCCCACCGATATAGTCCCGATCGAAAAAAGCGGGGAGTTCAAGGGGAGGTACCACGTCCTCGGCGGGGCGATCTCGCCGATCGACGGCGTCATGCCGGACGACCTCCGGGTGCGGGAGCTTCTCGAGCGGACCGCCCGCGGAGGCGTTTCCGAGGTGGTCCTGGCGACGAATCTCACGGCGGAGGGGGAGGCCACGGCATCCTACCTGGCCGAGGTCCTCAAGGCGCGGAATATCCGGGTGAGCCGGATCGCCTACGGTCTCCCGATGGGAGCGGACCTCGAGTACGCCGACGAGATCACCGTCGGCCGGGCGATGAAGGGACGGCGGGAATTGTGA
- a CDS encoding YbaB/EbfC family nucleoid-associated protein has translation MTDFKDLMKQAQEVRDRFQRLQEDLGGRTVEGSAGGGMVVAVMNGRQELLSVRIEKEVVSPDDVGMLQDLVRAAVNDALARSRALAAAEMGKITGGMLPPGIL, from the coding sequence ATGACGGACTTCAAGGACTTGATGAAGCAAGCGCAGGAGGTGCGCGACCGGTTCCAGCGGCTCCAGGAGGATCTGGGGGGGCGCACCGTCGAGGGGTCTGCGGGCGGCGGGATGGTGGTGGCCGTCATGAATGGCCGCCAGGAGCTCCTCTCCGTGCGCATTGAGAAGGAAGTGGTCTCGCCCGACGACGTGGGGATGCTGCAGGACCTGGTTCGCGCGGCGGTGAACGACGCCCTCGCCCGCTCCCGTGCGCTTGCCGCCGCCGAGATGGGAAAGATCACGGGCGGGATGCTTCCGCCGGGGATCCTGTGA
- the dnaX gene encoding DNA polymerase III subunit gamma/tau: MAYEALARKWRPKTFDEIVGQEHVTRALANAITSGKIHHAYLFSGTRGVGKTTFARILARALNCEKGPTPTPCLTCPSCVEVGSGTDVQEIDGASNTGIDDIRSLRENAAYAPSRLRYKIYIIDEVHMLSKQAFNGLLKTLEEPPPHVVFILATTEPNRIPDTILSRVQRFDFRMLTDAEVRGRLSEMARAEGISAEEDALALMARYAFGSMRDGQSLFEQAAVSGGGSITAALVEGMLGLVGVEAAIDLVSAAVLDGAGPALTRFASLLLRGADLKYLFLSLIDVLRDAAVLSFTGQEALLIRHSPASLDRMRELTVRRTREEWMLLLDIAFRSERDVLATEFPHLGFELLLLRLANAQELLSVESLDLPAETPGAAKSEAIAQKASAAPPAATFSRKSPPRVAAQVSPTASAAVGKTADASAEAGSDANEGSTKADPGLWDAVRRILEGKKKTVLLGLLSQMRGELRDGEFVITCGHEMMLDRLKEKDKWQPLLVALEEAAGRVVPVRLSVSTEKKSPEPDGVVPGDVDLERKALEEPAVLEILRTFEGSMLVKVQPAPPVEVPRNGAAADGDAAEAEIPEVE, from the coding sequence ATGGCCTACGAGGCGCTCGCGAGGAAGTGGCGCCCGAAGACGTTCGACGAGATCGTCGGGCAGGAACACGTCACCCGAGCCCTCGCCAACGCCATCACCTCGGGGAAGATCCACCACGCCTACCTGTTTTCCGGTACCCGCGGTGTCGGCAAGACCACCTTCGCCCGGATCCTCGCCCGTGCGCTCAACTGCGAAAAAGGGCCCACCCCCACGCCGTGCCTGACCTGCCCCTCGTGCGTTGAGGTTGGCTCGGGGACCGACGTCCAGGAGATCGACGGGGCCTCCAACACCGGCATCGACGACATCCGCAGCCTGCGAGAGAACGCCGCCTACGCCCCCTCCCGCCTCCGGTACAAGATCTACATCATCGACGAGGTCCACATGCTGTCGAAGCAGGCCTTCAACGGGCTGCTGAAGACGCTCGAGGAACCGCCTCCCCACGTGGTGTTCATCCTCGCCACCACGGAGCCGAACCGCATCCCCGACACGATCCTCTCCCGCGTGCAGCGTTTCGATTTCCGGATGCTGACCGACGCGGAAGTTCGGGGACGGCTGTCGGAGATGGCGCGCGCTGAAGGGATCTCCGCCGAAGAGGACGCCCTCGCCCTCATGGCGCGGTACGCTTTCGGATCGATGCGCGACGGGCAATCCCTCTTCGAGCAGGCGGCGGTTTCCGGAGGCGGGAGCATCACCGCGGCGCTGGTGGAGGGAATGCTCGGGCTGGTGGGAGTCGAGGCGGCGATCGACCTCGTCTCCGCGGCCGTCCTCGACGGCGCCGGACCGGCCCTGACCCGGTTCGCCTCCCTGCTCTTGCGCGGCGCGGATCTGAAGTATCTCTTCCTGTCCCTGATCGACGTCCTGCGCGATGCGGCGGTACTCTCTTTCACCGGCCAGGAAGCCCTCCTGATCCGCCACTCCCCGGCGTCCCTCGACCGGATGCGGGAGTTGACGGTGCGCCGAACCCGGGAGGAGTGGATGCTCCTCCTCGACATCGCGTTCCGGTCCGAGCGGGACGTGCTGGCGACCGAGTTCCCGCACCTGGGGTTCGAGCTGCTCCTGCTGCGTCTCGCCAACGCCCAGGAACTGCTCTCCGTCGAGTCCCTCGACTTGCCCGCCGAAACGCCGGGAGCGGCGAAGTCGGAGGCGATCGCACAAAAGGCATCGGCGGCGCCCCCGGCGGCGACGTTCTCCCGCAAGTCACCCCCCCGTGTCGCCGCACAGGTTTCCCCCACCGCTTCCGCAGCCGTCGGGAAAACGGCCGACGCGTCCGCCGAGGCGGGGAGCGACGCGAATGAGGGATCGACGAAGGCGGATCCCGGTCTTTGGGACGCCGTGCGGCGCATCCTCGAGGGGAAGAAAAAGACCGTCCTGCTCGGCCTCCTCTCACAGATGCGGGGGGAGCTCCGGGACGGTGAATTCGTCATCACCTGCGGCCACGAGATGATGCTCGACCGGTTGAAGGAGAAGGACAAGTGGCAGCCGCTCCTCGTCGCCCTCGAAGAGGCGGCCGGGCGCGTCGTGCCGGTCCGATTGTCGGTTTCAACGGAAAAAAAAAGCCCGGAGCCTGACGGCGTAGTCCCCGGGGACGTCGACCTCGAGCGTAAGGCGCTCGAAGAGCCGGCCGTCCTCGAGATACTGCGGACCTTCGAGGGATCGATGCTGGTCAAAGTGCAGCCCGCGCCCCCGGTCGAGGTCCCGCGGAATGGCGCGGCGGCGGACGGGGATGCGGCGGAGGCGGAGATCCCGGAGGTGGAATGA
- the cls gene encoding cardiolipin synthase codes for MDEVWKNVFLGLNIAGYVFAFLLIPRVILERRHPSATLAWMLGIALLPIFGVPLYYMIGVRRIRRHIRAKIAAVAPIASSLSHRLRPEELPTAIGERCGGVLLAAETPPPTGGNRVTFLRGGNDAYDAVLSLIGSARDHLHAQFFILDVDPVGRRFIQALAARAREGIRVRLLLDALGSWRALRRTVRPLRDAGGQVAAFMPAFPLHRRWSAHLRNHRKLLIADGRKAFTGGMNIGKKYMGPRTSKEQWRDVAAVIEGPALPDLQALFLDDWAFATGETLPVGVLFPPPAWFAAGDPPPCALQIAASGPDRAARPIYEGVFAAFTAARWRLWIETPYFVPDDGISAALRNAALRGVDVRLIVPGTSDLRMVSLAGRSYFDEMMEVGVRIHLYRPTNLHAKVLVVDGDVGVIGSPNVDERSFFLNFELGVFLYDRPQIEALANGFLEDLGSSEEVDPVRFARRPRSLQLLEDTCRIFSPLF; via the coding sequence ATGGACGAAGTCTGGAAGAACGTCTTTCTGGGACTGAACATCGCCGGGTACGTCTTCGCCTTCCTTCTGATCCCCAGGGTCATCCTCGAGCGGCGTCACCCCTCGGCGACGCTGGCGTGGATGCTCGGCATCGCCCTCCTTCCCATCTTCGGCGTCCCCCTTTACTACATGATCGGCGTTCGGCGGATCCGCCGCCACATCCGTGCCAAGATCGCGGCCGTCGCCCCCATTGCCTCTTCCCTCTCCCATCGGCTTCGGCCCGAGGAACTCCCGACCGCCATCGGGGAACGGTGCGGGGGGGTCCTCCTCGCGGCGGAGACGCCGCCCCCGACGGGGGGAAACCGCGTCACCTTTCTTCGCGGGGGGAACGATGCGTACGATGCCGTCCTCTCCCTGATCGGATCGGCCCGGGACCATTTGCACGCCCAGTTCTTCATCCTCGATGTCGATCCCGTCGGGCGCAGGTTCATCCAGGCCCTCGCCGCCCGCGCGCGGGAGGGGATCCGCGTCCGGCTGCTCCTCGATGCGCTGGGGTCGTGGCGGGCGCTGCGGAGAACCGTCCGCCCCTTGCGGGACGCGGGGGGACAGGTGGCGGCCTTCATGCCGGCGTTCCCCCTCCACCGCCGGTGGTCGGCTCACCTGCGGAACCATCGCAAGCTCCTGATCGCCGACGGACGGAAGGCGTTCACCGGAGGGATGAACATCGGGAAGAAGTACATGGGGCCGAGAACGTCGAAGGAACAGTGGCGGGACGTCGCCGCGGTGATCGAAGGACCCGCCCTTCCCGATTTGCAGGCGCTGTTCCTCGACGACTGGGCTTTCGCCACCGGGGAGACTCTCCCCGTGGGGGTCCTTTTCCCGCCGCCGGCCTGGTTCGCAGCGGGGGACCCGCCACCGTGCGCGCTGCAGATCGCCGCTTCGGGACCCGACCGCGCGGCGCGTCCGATCTACGAAGGGGTGTTTGCGGCGTTCACGGCGGCGCGGTGGAGGTTGTGGATCGAAACGCCGTACTTCGTCCCGGACGACGGCATCAGCGCGGCCCTTCGCAACGCCGCCCTGCGCGGGGTGGACGTACGCCTGATCGTCCCAGGAACGTCCGACCTGCGGATGGTCTCTCTGGCGGGGAGGTCGTACTTCGACGAGATGATGGAGGTGGGCGTACGGATCCACCTTTACCGTCCGACGAACCTGCACGCCAAGGTACTGGTCGTCGACGGCGACGTCGGGGTGATCGGATCGCCCAACGTCGACGAGCGGAGCTTCTTCCTGAATTTCGAGCTCGGGGTGTTCCTGTACGATCGCCCCCAGATCGAGGCGCTCGCGAACGGGTTCCTCGAGGACCTCGGGAGCTCTGAAGAGGTCGACCCCGTACGGTTCGCGCGTCGGCCCCGATCCTTGCAGCTGCTCGAGGACACCTGCCGGATTTTCTCCCCCCTGTTCTGA
- the tadA gene encoding tRNA adenosine(34) deaminase TadA, translating to MRAALREAEKGAAAGEIPVGAVVISPERKILARAHNRCVSANDPTAHAEILALRGAARRIGNYRLTGCRLVVTLEPCPMCAGAAVIARVAEIIYGTPDPKAGAVSTLYRIASDPRLNHRAAVTSGVLAEECAALLTSFFRSRRSGPPG from the coding sequence ATGCGCGCCGCCCTCCGGGAAGCGGAAAAAGGGGCCGCCGCCGGCGAGATCCCCGTGGGCGCGGTCGTGATCTCTCCGGAACGGAAGATTCTCGCCCGGGCGCACAACCGGTGTGTCTCAGCGAACGATCCCACCGCCCACGCCGAGATTCTCGCCTTGCGCGGCGCCGCCCGCAGGATCGGCAACTACCGGCTGACCGGCTGCCGCCTCGTCGTGACGCTCGAGCCGTGCCCGATGTGCGCCGGTGCCGCGGTGATCGCGCGGGTGGCGGAGATCATCTACGGAACGCCGGACCCGAAGGCGGGCGCCGTTTCCACCCTCTATCGCATCGCTTCCGATCCGCGCCTCAACCACCGCGCCGCCGTCACTTCCGGCGTCCTCGCGGAGGAGTGCGCCGCTCTCCTCACGTCCTTCTTCCGCTCGCGCCGCTCCGGGCCGCCCGGGTAA
- a CDS encoding ferritin family protein translates to MKKGPSPAKKNAVMKGLKQALRNEIDGAEFYRMAAGSARRDAVRQMYRFLMEEEERHRAAILDQMERTAEGKGMKFGRTASARKSLAKFKSPLLTDDLVKEGRQVEGEVAALSIGMTLEKRAIAQFIALRKTVAGDARAEKVLSDLIAWEQDHLDVLMRHYDQLREMFWEEARFWPF, encoded by the coding sequence ATGAAAAAGGGTCCGTCGCCGGCGAAGAAGAACGCCGTCATGAAGGGGCTGAAGCAGGCGCTGCGAAACGAGATCGACGGGGCGGAGTTCTACCGGATGGCGGCGGGGAGCGCTCGACGCGACGCGGTCCGCCAGATGTACCGGTTTCTGATGGAGGAGGAGGAGCGTCACCGCGCGGCGATTTTAGACCAGATGGAGCGGACGGCCGAGGGAAAGGGGATGAAATTCGGGAGGACCGCGTCCGCGAGGAAGTCGCTCGCGAAGTTCAAAAGCCCCCTGCTCACCGACGACCTCGTGAAGGAGGGCCGGCAGGTGGAGGGTGAGGTGGCGGCGCTCTCTATCGGGATGACGCTGGAGAAACGCGCGATCGCCCAGTTCATCGCCCTGCGGAAAACGGTGGCCGGCGACGCCCGGGCGGAAAAGGTCCTCTCCGACCTCATCGCCTGGGAGCAGGACCACCTGGACGTCCTGATGCGGCATTACGATCAACTGCGGGAGATGTTCTGGGAAGAGGCGAGATTCTGGCCGTTCTAG
- the folE gene encoding GTP cyclohydrolase I FolE — protein MQDIIRDLLIKIGEDPDREGLKKTPERFEKSIAFLTQGYQQDPREVLRSAIFHEQYDEMVTVKDIDIFSMCEHHMLPFFGKCHVAYMPRKHIVGLSKIARVVELYARRLQVQERLTQEIATALMDTLQPHGVAVVVEAFHLCMMMRGVEKQNAKAVTSAMLGVFRTRESTRMEFLELIKPNLNIVR, from the coding sequence ATGCAGGATATCATCCGCGACCTACTGATCAAGATCGGAGAGGACCCCGACCGGGAGGGCCTCAAGAAAACGCCGGAACGGTTCGAGAAATCGATCGCGTTCCTGACGCAAGGGTACCAGCAAGACCCGCGAGAGGTGCTGCGGAGCGCCATCTTCCACGAGCAGTACGACGAGATGGTGACCGTCAAGGACATCGACATCTTCTCCATGTGCGAGCACCACATGCTGCCGTTCTTCGGGAAGTGCCACGTGGCGTACATGCCGCGCAAGCACATCGTCGGGCTGTCGAAGATCGCCCGCGTCGTCGAGCTCTACGCACGGCGGCTGCAGGTCCAGGAGCGGCTGACGCAAGAGATCGCGACCGCCCTCATGGACACGCTCCAGCCGCACGGCGTAGCGGTGGTCGTCGAGGCGTTTCACCTGTGCATGATGATGCGCGGCGTGGAGAAGCAGAACGCCAAGGCGGTCACCTCGGCGATGCTGGGGGTGTTCCGCACCCGGGAATCGACGCGGATGGAGTTCCTGGAGCTGATCAAACCGAACCTGAATATCGTGAGATAA
- a CDS encoding DUF302 domain-containing protein produces the protein MFITMRTRKSLGDVRQRFEEAAAENRFAVLGVHDVGERLRAKGLSFDRKFYVYEVCNPVSAKKVLDTNVRIGTALPCRVSIYTDGGEVVLETLKPTAMLAMFGEPSLDGTAREIESAIEAMMSTAVR, from the coding sequence ATGTTCATCACGATGCGCACGCGGAAATCCCTTGGGGACGTTCGGCAGCGGTTCGAGGAGGCGGCGGCGGAAAACCGGTTCGCCGTCCTCGGGGTCCACGATGTGGGGGAGCGCCTTCGCGCCAAAGGGTTGTCGTTCGACCGGAAGTTCTACGTGTACGAGGTGTGCAACCCCGTGTCGGCGAAAAAGGTGCTCGACACGAACGTTCGGATCGGAACGGCGCTTCCGTGCCGGGTCTCGATCTATACCGACGGCGGAGAAGTCGTCCTCGAGACGTTGAAGCCGACCGCGATGCTGGCCATGTTCGGAGAGCCTTCCCTTGACGGGACCGCCCGGGAAATCGAGTCGGCGATCGAGGCGATGATGAGCACGGCGGTCCGGTGA
- a CDS encoding zinc ribbon domain-containing protein, which translates to MPLYEYRCEKCGQQYESYKRLTEEKKDETCPACGGRAVKMGISLFTAKGTSPGGGSSCGSGPHRSPFG; encoded by the coding sequence ATGCCGCTCTACGAGTACCGATGCGAAAAGTGCGGTCAGCAGTACGAGTCGTACAAGAGGTTGACCGAGGAGAAAAAAGACGAGACGTGCCCCGCATGCGGCGGCCGCGCGGTGAAGATGGGGATCTCCCTGTTCACGGCGAAGGGGACCTCGCCCGGGGGCGGCTCCTCTTGCGGCTCCGGGCCGCATCGCTCGCCATTCGGGTGA
- a CDS encoding DUF2892 domain-containing protein yields MNVERWIRVIAGTFVLVSLGLGWYVSPWFLLFTAFVGLNLFQSGWTNWCLMENILKKLGVPEG; encoded by the coding sequence ATGAACGTCGAACGATGGATCCGGGTGATCGCGGGGACCTTCGTGCTTGTGAGCCTCGGATTGGGGTGGTACGTTTCTCCCTGGTTCCTGCTGTTTACCGCGTTCGTGGGGCTAAACCTGTTCCAGTCGGGGTGGACGAACTGGTGCCTGATGGAGAATATCCTTAAGAAACTTGGCGTGCCAGAAGGATAG
- a CDS encoding sigma-54 interaction domain-containing protein: protein MNSDDLLHGASSNGSLTGERMLAAILNSLSEAVITVGRDHRIASFNRAAERLVGIPEAEALGKDCREVLRASFGPAQHDCPMGEIGEGGKPRVDVEGTLVRADGRIVPVSASWAFFTGETGEVHGFVISFRSYEEIERIAEERKSKFPFRDIVGKTPRIRRIFDLIEVVKDTDSTVLITGESGTGKGLFARAIHDLSPRREKAFVKVNAAALTETLLESEMFGHVKGAFTGAVSDKVGRFEAADGGTIFLDEIGEISPALQVKLLRVLQDHEFERVGSSRTQRADVRVIAATNRELKEEMRAGRFREDLFYRLNVIPLVVPPLRERREDIPLLVDHILKSLRKRGLDRVRAVSPEAMRCLMKYPWPGNVRELENVLERGAVCSRGVVLGMEDIADEVREHGCIRQEETVAVPSVDHLATGEDAPGRSTADAPAGERDLLLRALEEHRWNRGTASAALGIDRSTLWRKMKRLGIA from the coding sequence ATGAACAGCGACGATCTGTTGCACGGCGCGTCCTCCAACGGCTCCCTTACCGGGGAACGGATGCTCGCGGCGATCCTGAACAGCCTGAGCGAGGCGGTGATCACCGTCGGCCGGGATCACCGCATCGCCTCGTTTAATCGGGCCGCGGAACGGTTGGTCGGGATTCCGGAAGCGGAAGCCCTCGGGAAGGATTGCCGGGAGGTGCTCCGCGCCTCGTTCGGACCCGCGCAGCACGACTGCCCGATGGGGGAGATCGGCGAGGGTGGAAAGCCCCGGGTCGACGTCGAGGGAACCCTCGTTCGCGCGGACGGCCGTATCGTTCCCGTCTCCGCGAGCTGGGCGTTCTTTACCGGCGAGACGGGCGAGGTGCACGGGTTCGTCATCTCCTTCCGCAGCTACGAGGAGATCGAGCGGATCGCGGAGGAGCGGAAGTCGAAATTCCCGTTCCGCGACATCGTCGGAAAGACGCCGCGGATCCGGCGGATCTTCGACCTCATCGAGGTGGTGAAGGACACGGATTCCACCGTCCTGATCACCGGGGAGAGCGGGACCGGAAAAGGGCTGTTCGCCCGCGCGATCCACGACCTGTCGCCCCGGAGGGAGAAGGCGTTCGTCAAGGTCAACGCGGCCGCCCTCACGGAAACACTGCTCGAGTCCGAAATGTTCGGCCACGTGAAGGGGGCCTTCACGGGCGCCGTGTCGGACAAGGTGGGGCGGTTCGAGGCGGCCGACGGCGGGACGATCTTCCTCGACGAGATCGGCGAGATCTCCCCGGCCCTCCAGGTGAAGCTGCTTCGCGTCCTCCAGGACCACGAGTTCGAGCGCGTCGGGAGCAGCAGGACCCAGCGGGCGGACGTCCGTGTGATCGCCGCCACGAACCGGGAGCTGAAGGAGGAGATGCGCGCGGGGCGGTTCCGGGAGGATCTCTTCTACCGCCTGAACGTCATCCCCCTTGTCGTCCCGCCGCTGCGCGAGCGCCGGGAGGACATCCCCCTGCTGGTCGATCACATCCTGAAGTCGCTCCGGAAGCGAGGGCTCGACCGGGTGCGCGCCGTCTCCCCCGAGGCGATGCGCTGCCTGATGAAGTACCCATGGCCCGGCAACGTGCGGGAGCTGGAGAACGTGCTGGAGCGGGGGGCCGTCTGTTCCCGGGGAGTGGTGCTCGGGATGGAGGACATCGCGGACGAGGTGCGGGAGCATGGGTGCATCCGCCAAGAGGAGACGGTCGCCGTTCCCTCCGTGGACCACCTTGCGACCGGGGAGGACGCTCCCGGTCGATCGACGGCCGACGCTCCGGCCGGGGAGAGGGACCTCCTGCTCCGGGCGCTCGAAGAGCACCGATGGAACCGCGGGACCGCGTCGGCGGCCCTCGGGATCGACCGCTCCACCCTCTGGCGGAAGATGAAACGCCTCGGCATCGCCTGA
- a CDS encoding MerR family transcriptional regulator: protein MKLKSSEDHQQIGELSRSLGVTTRTLRLYEQMGLIDPPQRTEGGIRYYTKGDIQRIKFVLKLKELGLSLQQMQELAEIYHETKMPDTIMPRLIELLDSHTDAIHRRIGKLSSLARDISEYRKRIVDFYSIPR from the coding sequence ATGAAGCTGAAATCCAGCGAAGATCACCAGCAGATCGGGGAACTTTCCCGATCCCTCGGTGTGACGACCCGGACGCTGCGGCTCTACGAGCAGATGGGCCTGATCGACCCGCCGCAGCGGACCGAGGGGGGGATCCGGTATTACACGAAGGGCGACATCCAGCGGATCAAGTTCGTCCTGAAATTGAAGGAACTGGGTCTGTCGCTCCAGCAGATGCAGGAGCTGGCGGAAATTTACCACGAGACGAAGATGCCGGACACGATCATGCCGCGCCTGATCGAGCTGCTCGACTCCCACACGGACGCGATCCACCGGAGAATCGGAAAACTGTCGTCCCTGGCGCGGGACATCTCGGAGTACCGGAAGCGGATCGTCGACTTCTACAGCATCCCGAGGTGA
- a CDS encoding chalcone isomerase family protein has protein sequence MRKFAVALSFLLLSSQAFALDVAGVNVAPTVSVHQKTLTLNGAGIRKKLFVKVYVGSLYTERKVTTPAQLLADPGEKLIRMSFVYKKVEKEKIVEAFTEGLTNNSPIARWSADAKAFLSWFKSDFVAGDTVDIFISPDGTVSATHNGKVLGTFRNPDVARAVLLIWFGEKPADGGLKKGMLGNG, from the coding sequence ATGAGGAAGTTTGCGGTCGCACTGTCGTTCCTGCTGCTGTCGTCGCAAGCCTTCGCGCTGGATGTCGCCGGTGTGAACGTCGCCCCGACGGTTTCCGTCCACCAGAAAACGCTCACCCTCAACGGGGCAGGGATCCGCAAGAAACTCTTCGTCAAGGTTTACGTCGGGTCGCTCTACACGGAGCGGAAGGTGACGACCCCCGCGCAGCTCCTCGCCGACCCCGGCGAGAAGCTCATCCGGATGAGCTTCGTGTACAAGAAGGTGGAGAAGGAGAAGATCGTCGAGGCGTTCACCGAGGGGCTCACGAACAATTCCCCCATTGCAAGGTGGTCCGCCGATGCGAAGGCGTTCCTTTCCTGGTTCAAGTCCGATTTCGTGGCGGGGGACACGGTGGATATCTTCATTTCCCCCGACGGCACGGTGTCGGCGACGCACAACGGGAAAGTTCTGGGCACGTTTCGCAATCCGGACGTGGCCCGCGCCGTGTTGCTGATCTGGTTCGGGGAGAAGCCGGCCGACGGTGGCCTGAAGAAGGGGATGCTCGGGAACGGCTGA